The following nucleotide sequence is from Anaerococcus sp. Marseille-Q7828.
AATCTTTAGAAATTAAATCTTTATTATCGTCAACATAAAATTTTGTGTCATTTCTTTGATATAGGTGAAGCTCTTTTATTCCGTCAACTTTTTCTAAATCAGCTAATAAGTTTTTATCTAAATTCTTATCAGTGTAAATACTTGAATTAAAATTGTAAGGACTTTTATAAGAGTTATATTTTTCGTTCAAAGTTCTATATGATTGGCTAACTAAAACTGTAGTCAGTACAAAGGCAGAAAGAGCCATTGAGATTACAATAATTCGATAGGTTGATCGATATGACCTATAATAATCTTTTGCTAAAGTCTTTTCTATAGGTCCATTTATTTTTGATTTTCCTAATTTTATATTTTTTTCTGTAATCCCATTTAAACCTTCTATTATCTTTAATTTTGCACTTTTCCTAGCAGGGATTGTCGCAGATAAATATACTGTCAAAAGCGATAATAAAATAATTATTAAAATAGAAGTAGGATCTAAATAAACTAGGTGAAAATCTGGTGCCTTAAAACTTTCTCCAATTATCTCAGACATATTCTTATAGGATACTGAGTTATTAAGCCACATTAAATACATTAATAAGTTTGCGAAAACCCAGGATAGAAGTGTACCTAAGGCTACTGGCAATGCAGATAGTTTAAAGGCTTTCTTTTTTATCATTTTTTTAACTTGTTTTGCAGTCATACCTGTGCTTTTTAATAGGGCAATTTCTTTTAAATCTCTATTATTCCATACGTTAAAAGCACCATAGATAATAAAAGCAAATAGAAGAACTAGAAAGAAATACGCACTATACTCTTCTACAGCAGATTTTATCACTGACTTAGGCGGAAATATTCCTTGAGGATAAATCAACTTATACTCTAAAATATCTGTGTTATAAGATAGTCTTCCTATGTCTATTGAAGACTTCTCGTCTATATTCATAGTAGATAAAATTTCTCTAGTCTTTGTATAAGTATCTCTTGGATGCTTATACCATATTAAGGCTTCTAAACCTCTATTGTTTTTTAATAAGTCTATCTTTTTATCACTATCAGCCATAGTAAGAAACATAGACTTTTCAAAAGAATATCCATAATCATCATAGACTCCAACTATGGTATAAGTTTTATCACTTGCAGTAATTTTAGAGCCTATATTATAATTTTTATTCTTTGTTAAAAATCTTTCAGGCACTAATAGTTCATTTGAATTATTAGGTTCTCTTCCTTTTTTTATTTCGTAGCCAGTTAATAGGTTGCTATATTTTCCATTTTCATAAATATTTGCATTTAAATCTGTCTCTATGATTTTATTAAAAGAAATTTTTTCTATATCCGTATCATTTATTAATTTATCATATAGTTTTTCATCAACTTCAGTAATTGCTACATGGTAGTCTCCAATAGTTTTTCTTACGTAGTTATACTTGTCATATTTTAAGGATCCTACAATAAA
It contains:
- a CDS encoding FtsX-like permease family protein; the protein is MKIINDLADGAVKNNKKDSFAIKISILLAVILLGTVVFIVGSLKYDKYNYVRKTIGDYHVAITEVDEKLYDKLINDTDIEKISFNKIIETDLNANIYENGKYSNLLTGYEIKKGREPNNSNELLVPERFLTKNKNYNIGSKITASDKTYTIVGVYDDYGYSFEKSMFLTMADSDKKIDLLKNNRGLEALIWYKHPRDTYTKTREILSTMNIDEKSSIDIGRLSYNTDILEYKLIYPQGIFPPKSVIKSAVEEYSAYFFLVLLFAFIIYGAFNVWNNRDLKEIALLKSTGMTAKQVKKMIKKKAFKLSALPVALGTLLSWVFANLLMYLMWLNNSVSYKNMSEIIGESFKAPDFHLVYLDPTSILIIILLSLLTVYLSATIPARKSAKLKIIEGLNGITEKNIKLGKSKINGPIEKTLAKDYYRSYRSTYRIIVISMALSAFVLTTVLVSQSYRTLNEKYNSYKSPYNFNSSIYTDKNLDKNLLADLEKVDGIKELHLYQRNDTKFYVDDNKDLISKDLKDSLASGKIENDRLYASLYALTDEDFETILKENNMPNASYLLLNKIREDNRTPYAFSEYIKISDKDTGKVTLKYNAQGKPINIKIDASIDEMPYDLEAYDNNEIPIYTSTSNMKKFIDEYGIDKSDPVYYYFVKIKAEKNKEKVFEDAEKVISNYVPKSDHGTATEILREATSKEQTRNERLLNLAIQIILITIALSNAYNSFKGNLRARFNDFKLLSTTGMTEKQMEKMVFGEGKILFKNIFLAYIFMFIIGIAFRAYRSNYELAFAIKGLITNMNYIPLIVVFVFMIAGVLFAIKSGLKTINENSDNTFKSI